One region of Tumebacillus amylolyticus genomic DNA includes:
- a CDS encoding diacylglycerol kinase — MRPRARLIYNPSAGKEALLHSVPHILDYLEQGGLEVSTSMTHGPNDGVAAAKQACEEGFDLVIAAGGDGTINEVINGLSQMEKRPTLGILPGGTTNDLARALRLPRDLRSACEIILQGHRVPLDVGRVGDGFFINIAGCGRLTEITYEVPSKLKTHLGQLAYYVKGLEKLPFLKPIEIDIDSPDFAYEGKAMLCLIANSNSIGGFEKLAPNASLHDGVFDVIIVKPCKMPELIRLATLALRGEHLNSDRVIYFHTDRLTVSSPEEVELNLDGEYGGPLPQEFACLKHHLEVLVAKPELEA; from the coding sequence ATGCGACCACGTGCACGATTAATATACAACCCGTCGGCAGGCAAAGAAGCCCTGCTCCATTCGGTTCCTCACATCTTGGATTATCTCGAGCAGGGGGGACTTGAAGTCTCAACTTCTATGACGCACGGACCCAACGACGGCGTGGCGGCGGCGAAGCAAGCGTGTGAGGAAGGATTCGATCTCGTGATCGCGGCCGGTGGAGACGGCACGATCAACGAAGTGATCAACGGACTGTCCCAGATGGAGAAACGCCCGACGCTTGGCATCTTGCCGGGCGGGACCACCAACGACTTGGCGCGTGCCTTGCGTTTGCCGCGCGACTTGCGCAGTGCGTGTGAGATTATCTTGCAAGGCCATCGCGTGCCGCTCGACGTCGGTCGAGTGGGGGATGGTTTTTTTATCAACATCGCAGGTTGCGGGCGCTTGACGGAGATCACGTATGAAGTGCCAAGCAAGCTCAAGACGCACTTGGGGCAGTTGGCGTACTATGTGAAGGGCTTGGAGAAGTTGCCGTTTCTGAAACCGATTGAGATCGACATCGACTCGCCGGACTTTGCGTATGAGGGCAAAGCGATGCTCTGCCTGATTGCGAACTCGAATTCGATCGGCGGATTTGAGAAGTTGGCGCCCAATGCGAGCTTGCACGACGGCGTTTTTGACGTAATCATCGTGAAGCCGTGCAAGATGCCGGAGTTGATTCGCCTCGCGACACTCGCACTGCGGGGAGAGCATCTGAACAGCGACCGTGTGATCTACTTCCACACAGACCGCTTGACGGTGTCTTCGCCGGAGGAAGTGGAGTTGAACTTGGACGGGGAGTACGGCGGCCCGTTGCCGCAGGAATTCGCCTGTCTGAAACACCACTTGGAAGTGCTGGTCGCCAAGCCGGAACTGGAGGCGTAG
- a CDS encoding cyclodeaminase/cyclohydrolase family protein produces the protein MSEQPRSRAGRFVDEPFPELCDWVAHPDVPSPAGGTVTACCAALAASLAELIARVTRNRLARQGQTDTEMEKILAEANSLRSKLLEYGEGDVYAAAKIIKGDLAACVRKDVGSPAKIAGTTVKLLRLLDGLGLKVPKHLHSDLRVVMFLSHACVFAICEIAEANIRMAGGADDALQERIDRWRQEANDYRDRVLAQT, from the coding sequence ATGAGTGAACAACCTCGTTCCCGCGCAGGTCGTTTCGTCGACGAACCGTTCCCCGAGCTCTGCGATTGGGTGGCACATCCCGATGTGCCGAGCCCGGCCGGTGGCACGGTGACAGCTTGTTGCGCCGCGCTTGCCGCTTCCTTGGCAGAACTCATCGCCCGCGTGACTCGGAATCGTCTGGCACGTCAGGGACAAACTGATACAGAGATGGAAAAAATCCTCGCCGAAGCCAACAGCTTGCGTTCGAAGTTGTTGGAGTACGGCGAAGGGGACGTCTATGCGGCTGCGAAGATTATCAAAGGAGACCTCGCAGCTTGCGTGCGCAAGGACGTTGGCAGCCCCGCGAAGATCGCCGGCACGACCGTGAAGTTGTTGCGGTTGCTGGATGGCTTGGGGCTGAAAGTCCCGAAGCACTTGCACAGTGATTTACGAGTGGTGATGTTTCTGTCGCATGCCTGTGTGTTTGCGATCTGCGAAATTGCAGAGGCGAACATCAGGATGGCAGGCGGGGCGGACGACGCCCTGCAGGAACGAATCGACCGCTGGCGTCAAGAAGCGAACGACTATCGAGACCGCGTTCTCGCGCAAACATAA
- the rlmD gene encoding 23S rRNA (uracil(1939)-C(5))-methyltransferase RlmD, whose translation MAKPKTPVPVQKNEYYEIDITGLGHEGEGVGKVDGFTVFVPKALPGERVKAKITKVQKTYSYGRLIETLVSTPDREEPPCPIYHRCGGCQLQHLSYEAQLRHKRQTVVDALTRIGKLEGVTVHETLGMSDPWAYRNKAQVPLGEIDGRLAVGFYAPRTHEIIEMQGCGIQHPYNDEIVHTTKEILQDLGITHYDEQTHTGLVRHIIGRVGFNTGETMVVLVTNGRKIPQVETLVAKIRERIPHVVSIVQNVNKQQTNVIFGRETVTLWGSDTITDTIGDIKFDISARSFFQVNPVQTEVLYGKTLEYAQLDGSETVLDAYCGIGTISLFLAQKAKAVYGVEVVPEAIEDAKKNAALNGLENAHFEVGGAEVVIPRWHEEGVKADVIVVDPPRKGCEEELLAAIAEMKPERVVYVSCNPGTLARDLRYLEDHGFRTVEVQPVDMFPHTFHVECCVLLIRK comes from the coding sequence ATGGCCAAACCGAAAACTCCCGTACCCGTTCAGAAAAACGAATACTACGAGATCGACATCACCGGGCTCGGACACGAAGGAGAGGGCGTCGGGAAAGTCGATGGCTTCACCGTTTTTGTCCCGAAAGCGTTGCCGGGTGAGCGGGTGAAAGCAAAGATTACGAAGGTGCAGAAGACTTATTCGTACGGGCGTTTGATTGAGACTTTAGTTTCGACGCCGGACCGCGAAGAGCCGCCGTGCCCGATTTACCACCGTTGCGGTGGGTGCCAGCTTCAACATCTGTCGTATGAGGCGCAACTGCGTCACAAGCGGCAGACGGTTGTGGATGCACTGACCCGGATTGGGAAGTTGGAGGGTGTGACGGTTCACGAGACCCTGGGGATGAGCGATCCGTGGGCGTATCGGAATAAAGCGCAGGTGCCGCTGGGTGAGATTGACGGGCGTCTTGCGGTGGGGTTCTACGCGCCGCGTACGCATGAGATTATCGAGATGCAGGGGTGTGGGATTCAGCATCCTTATAATGATGAGATTGTACATACGACGAAAGAGATTTTGCAGGATCTGGGGATTACGCATTACGACGAGCAGACGCATACGGGGCTTGTCCGTCATATCATCGGGCGCGTCGGGTTCAATACCGGCGAGACGATGGTCGTGCTGGTGACCAACGGCCGCAAGATCCCGCAGGTGGAGACGCTGGTGGCGAAGATTCGCGAGCGCATTCCGCATGTGGTGAGCATCGTCCAGAACGTGAACAAACAGCAGACGAATGTGATTTTCGGCCGCGAGACTGTGACTCTGTGGGGGAGCGATACGATTACGGACACGATCGGGGATATCAAGTTCGATATCTCGGCGAGGTCGTTCTTCCAGGTCAATCCGGTGCAGACGGAAGTGCTGTATGGCAAGACGTTGGAGTACGCGCAGTTGGATGGCAGCGAGACGGTGCTGGATGCGTACTGCGGGATTGGGACGATTTCGCTGTTCCTCGCGCAGAAAGCGAAGGCTGTGTATGGGGTAGAGGTTGTGCCCGAGGCCATTGAAGACGCGAAGAAGAACGCGGCGCTGAATGGGTTGGAGAATGCGCACTTTGAGGTCGGTGGGGCGGAGGTTGTGATCCCGCGCTGGCATGAAGAGGGCGTGAAGGCTGATGTCATCGTCGTCGACCCGCCGCGCAAGGGCTGTGAGGAAGAACTGCTGGCTGCGATCGCGGAGATGAAGCCGGAGCGGGTGGTGTATGTGAGCTGCAACCCGGGGACGTTGGCGCGGGATCTTCGTTATTTGGAAGACCACGGGTTCCGCACGGTGGAAGTTCAGCCGGTGGATATGTTCCCGCATACGTTCCATGTGGAGTGCTGTGTGTTGCTCATTAGGAAGTAG
- a CDS encoding SDR family NAD(P)-dependent oxidoreductase, with product MKKMTQKTLSGVYALVSGASSGLGYAMSEALLEAGASVALASRKGPLLEQAVAGFQKRGFDAHALPMDVRSEESVNQAVEWVERVWGRLDVLVNNAGIGMRTVNPEFLTEPQPFYQVTPEGFRELIDTNLTGYFLVARGFAPMMVRRGKGRIINISMNHETMKRKGFVPYGPSRAATESLSYIMAEDLKDHGVTVNMLLPGGATVTGMIPDEFRRKIESSGSLLDPRIMAEPIVYLASKEAEGITGQRIVAAEFHKWLADRRLLPNT from the coding sequence ATGAAGAAGATGACTCAGAAAACATTGAGCGGAGTATATGCCTTGGTTAGCGGAGCCTCAAGCGGGCTGGGCTATGCCATGTCGGAGGCTTTGCTGGAAGCTGGAGCTTCCGTTGCGTTAGCCTCCCGAAAAGGGCCGCTGCTGGAACAAGCGGTAGCCGGTTTTCAGAAGCGAGGCTTCGACGCGCACGCCCTGCCGATGGATGTCCGTTCCGAGGAATCTGTGAATCAGGCAGTTGAATGGGTAGAAAGGGTATGGGGCCGGCTTGATGTATTGGTCAACAATGCCGGAATCGGGATGAGGACAGTGAACCCCGAATTTTTGACTGAGCCTCAGCCCTTTTACCAGGTAACGCCGGAAGGATTCCGCGAATTGATCGATACCAATTTAACCGGATACTTTCTTGTGGCGAGAGGCTTCGCCCCCATGATGGTTCGGCGGGGCAAAGGAAGGATTATTAATATTTCGATGAATCACGAAACGATGAAACGAAAAGGATTCGTTCCGTACGGCCCGTCCCGTGCCGCCACCGAGTCTCTCTCTTACATTATGGCCGAAGATCTGAAAGATCATGGAGTGACCGTGAATATGCTGCTTCCGGGCGGAGCGACCGTGACCGGAATGATTCCCGATGAGTTCAGGAGGAAAATCGAATCGAGTGGATCCCTGCTGGACCCGCGGATCATGGCGGAACCGATCGTGTACCTTGCCTCAAAGGAGGCGGAAGGAATTACCGGTCAGCGCATTGTTGCCGCCGAATTTCACAAATGGCTTGCCGACCGTCGCCTTTTGCCGAATACCTAA
- a CDS encoding MFS transporter: MSFKNRNFVWIFLAGFVSALGDTFYFLTLSWLVVDRFHSGTLMGTIMLIVGTIRFLFGMLGGGIVDLIGPKRVLILSNVFRAGVMAAMFAALTIGEVEVWYLLVLGVLFGFVDSLYWPASSALQQRVLLTFGELNQANSMLYTISRLLTLFGPALGAYLLLVASYSTIMLVIGAAFLGSALLISFITVREDQPEPTPRPQSKSADNPLKTLRSNLREGYGFLLTNRVLLTMVLTIFFANIGANGVMVLFPFLVNDLGWGGNGLGILQVSTAAGSILCGFVFSVRPFKTASIYIPMIGFFGQGAMLVVIALQHHLGGVSASLFVQGMFTALIGVMIPTIVQTLVPKHMMGQVGGIMMTISMASTPFSQFLFGTLTDSFGSQSMFWIAGCLEVATAMAAILFLKKLRIPYSLQVSSEGVSQ, encoded by the coding sequence GTGAGCTTCAAGAATCGCAACTTCGTTTGGATCTTTCTAGCGGGCTTCGTTTCGGCCTTGGGCGACACGTTCTATTTTTTGACCCTGTCCTGGTTGGTGGTCGACCGGTTTCACTCGGGAACGCTGATGGGAACCATTATGCTGATCGTGGGCACCATTCGCTTTCTCTTCGGGATGCTTGGGGGAGGCATCGTGGATCTTATTGGACCCAAGCGGGTGCTGATTCTCTCCAACGTGTTTCGGGCCGGCGTGATGGCCGCGATGTTTGCGGCGCTGACGATCGGGGAAGTCGAGGTCTGGTATCTGCTGGTGCTGGGCGTGCTGTTTGGATTCGTCGACTCGCTCTACTGGCCGGCGTCCAGCGCGTTGCAGCAACGGGTGCTCCTGACGTTCGGCGAGTTGAATCAGGCGAACAGCATGCTGTATACGATTTCGCGGTTGCTGACTCTGTTCGGTCCGGCGCTGGGTGCCTACCTGTTGCTGGTGGCTTCCTACTCCACGATCATGCTGGTGATCGGCGCGGCGTTTCTCGGATCGGCGTTGCTCATTTCCTTCATTACGGTGCGGGAGGATCAGCCCGAGCCCACGCCCCGGCCGCAGAGCAAGTCCGCCGATAATCCTTTGAAAACGCTTCGCTCCAACCTGCGCGAGGGATACGGGTTTCTGCTGACGAACCGCGTGTTGCTCACGATGGTGCTGACGATTTTCTTTGCGAACATCGGGGCCAACGGCGTGATGGTGCTGTTTCCCTTTCTCGTCAACGATCTCGGCTGGGGAGGTAACGGTCTGGGGATCTTGCAGGTTTCGACGGCGGCGGGTTCGATTCTTTGCGGGTTCGTTTTCTCCGTGCGTCCCTTCAAGACCGCTTCGATCTACATCCCGATGATCGGATTCTTCGGGCAAGGCGCCATGCTGGTGGTGATCGCGCTCCAGCATCATCTCGGCGGCGTGTCGGCGTCGCTTTTCGTGCAAGGGATGTTCACGGCGCTGATCGGTGTCATGATCCCGACGATCGTTCAAACGTTGGTGCCCAAGCACATGATGGGACAAGTCGGCGGGATCATGATGACGATTTCGATGGCGAGCACGCCTTTTTCCCAATTCTTGTTTGGGACGTTGACCGACTCGTTTGGTTCCCAGTCCATGTTTTGGATCGCCGGGTGTTTGGAAGTGGCGACGGCGATGGCGGCGATCCTGTTTTTGAAAAAGTTGAGAATCCCGTATTCGTTGCAAGTCAGTTCTGAAGGAGTGTCACAATGA
- a CDS encoding flavoprotein gives MKLLIGVTGSSGVMEIPLYLRVFREKLNAQIKLVVSPSVKNFVNPNFLAKYVNGELYEDMHVGHGDIITPHSDLSNWADLYIVLPCTANTLSKAAAGAASDLISMLILVYRKPVVFFPNMSPWMWEKASTQRNVKTLLEDGHRVVQPSGNGWITATGIPQESGHMPPPQATAEYLLKYFEALQARENS, from the coding sequence ATGAAGCTGTTGATTGGAGTCACCGGGTCTTCCGGCGTGATGGAAATTCCGCTGTACCTGCGGGTCTTCCGCGAGAAGCTGAATGCGCAGATCAAACTCGTTGTCTCGCCCAGCGTGAAAAATTTCGTCAATCCGAACTTTCTCGCCAAGTATGTAAACGGAGAACTCTACGAAGACATGCACGTTGGACACGGCGACATCATCACGCCGCACTCCGATCTGTCAAACTGGGCGGATCTCTACATCGTCTTGCCCTGCACGGCGAACACGTTGTCAAAAGCCGCCGCAGGGGCGGCCAGTGACCTGATCTCCATGCTGATTCTCGTCTACCGGAAGCCGGTCGTCTTTTTCCCGAACATGAGCCCTTGGATGTGGGAGAAAGCCTCGACGCAACGCAATGTCAAAACGCTGCTCGAAGACGGGCACCGAGTGGTGCAACCCAGCGGCAACGGGTGGATCACGGCGACAGGGATTCCGCAAGAGAGCGGCCATATGCCGCCGCCGCAAGCCACGGCTGAGTATCTCCTGAAATATTTTGAGGCTCTGCAAGCCCGGGAGAATTCGTAG